In Brachyhypopomus gauderio isolate BG-103 chromosome 11, BGAUD_0.2, whole genome shotgun sequence, a single genomic region encodes these proteins:
- the LOC143527211 gene encoding C-C motif chemokine 26-like — MSTIRMLLLSAVVLLSTVALTEGMRYGTGPKSCCFNFINKPVKLSNVKSYALTSQQCSKEAVLFTLKKGQQLCARTTDPWVQQHIKVLQSRTVGGQNPL; from the exons ATGTCCACCATCCGCATGCTCCTCCTGTCTGCAGTGGTGCTCCTGAGCACTGTCGCACTCACTGAAG GTATGCGTTACGGGACTGGACCTAAGTCCTGCTGCTTCAACTTCATTAACAAACCTGTTAAACTGAGCAACGTGAAGAGCTACGCACTGACCAGCCAGCAGTGCTCCAAAGAAGCCgtgct GTTCACTCTGAAGAAGGGACAGCAGTTGTGTGCCAGAACCACTGACCCGTGGGTGCAGCAGCACATCAAGGTTCTGCAGAGCAGGACGGTGGGAGGCCAGAACCCGCTGTGA